A stretch of Rhododendron vialii isolate Sample 1 chromosome 4a, ASM3025357v1 DNA encodes these proteins:
- the LOC131324492 gene encoding vesicle-associated membrane protein 724 yields the protein MGQESFIYSFVARGTMVLAEFTEFTGNFPAIATQCLQKLPSSNNKFTYNCDHHTFNFLVEDGYAYCVVAKDSVGKQISNAFLERMRADFKKRYAGGKADTAVAKSLNKEFGPIMKEHMQYIIDHAEEIEKLLKVKAQVSEVKSIMLENIDKAIDRGENLTILNDKAQDLRESAQQFKNQGTKIRRKMWYQNMKIKLAVLGILLLLVLVIWVSVCHGFDCTN from the exons ATGGGTCAGGAATCGTTCATATACAGCTTCGTGGCTCGGGGTACAATGGTGTTGGCCGAGTTCACCGAGTTCACCGGGAATTTTCCGGCCATCGCGACTCAGTGCCTCCAGAAACTTCCCTCGTCCAACAACAAGTTCACTTACAACTGCGACCACCACACCTTCAACTTCCTCGTCGAGGACGGTTACG CTTATTGTGTTGTTGCCAAAGATTCTGTTGGGAAGCAGATTTCTAATGCTTTTTTGGAACGTATGAGGGCGGACTTCAAGAAAAGATATGCCGGTGGTAAAGCAGATACAGCTGTTGCTAAAAGTCTCAACAAGGAGTTTGG CCCAATTATGAAAGAGCACATGCAATACATAATTGACCATGCTGAAGAGATTGAAAAGCTATTAAAAGTGAAGGCTCAAGTCTCAGAAGTTAAAAGCATTATGTTGGAAAATATTGACAAG GCTATTGACAGGGGGGAAAACCTAACCATTCTCAACGATAAGGCACAAGATCTTCGTGAATCG GCCCAACAATTCAAGAATCAAGGGACAAAGATCCGGCGGAAGATGTGGTaccaaaatatgaaaataaagtTGGCCGTTCTCGGGATCCTATTACTTCTGGTCTTGGTAATCTGGGTATCTGTTTGCCATGGTTTTGACTGCACAAACTAG